From the genome of Halorussus caseinilyticus, one region includes:
- a CDS encoding DUF7550 family protein, with amino-acid sequence MDDHNDDHTDHGHDVEGLDRVTSPMQDFSMSQVGIGFAVLAVGLVVAFALPLLAA; translated from the coding sequence ATGGACGACCACAACGACGACCACACCGACCACGGCCACGACGTAGAGGGTCTAGACCGAGTTACTTCCCCGATGCAGGACTTCTCGATGTCGCAGGTCGGCATCGGTTTCGCGGTTCTCGCGGTCGGACTCGTCGTGGCGTTCGCGCTTCCGCTCCTCGCGGCCTGA
- a CDS encoding glycoside hydrolase family 13 protein: MERGDPQSSVDASGDAEASADWSDALGVNREWWKEAVVYQLYPRSFFDSDGDGIGDLRGVEEKLDYLEALGVDVVWLNPVYDSPNADNGYDIRDYRAIMDEFGTMDHFDRLLDGLHERDIRLIMDLVVNHTSDEHEWFRKSRESGDGEFRDFYVWRDGRGDGPGGKGKPPNNWESAFGGSAWTYDDRTEQYYLHLFDEKQPDLNWENPEVRERIYEMMRWWLDKGIDGFRMDVIDLISKADGLPDGDPDSGWVGAEHFMTGPRAHEYISEMYDEVLSGRDVMTVGEMPGATVEEAQQYLGPDGDGLNMVFHFEHVTLDYGESGDRWTIGDFSLPEFKQVLTKWQNGLEGEGWNSVYLGNHDWPRMLSRFGDDDLYRIESAKMLATLLFTLRGTTYVYQGDEIGMTNFPFEREEQVMDVGARNFVNRAKRQGREMDEILRIVTRRSRDNARTPMQWSDAENAGFTDGEPWIPVNPNYETVNVADARARADSIWHYYRDLVDFRKSTPVAVYGDYDLLLPDDPDIYAYLRTLGDDRLLAVLNFGDGTPTFSLPPGIEYDDAECVLHNYAVDAAGPRSFEMRPYEARVYELE; the protein is encoded by the coding sequence ATGGAGCGAGGTGACCCCCAGTCGTCGGTAGACGCGAGCGGAGACGCCGAGGCGTCCGCCGACTGGTCCGATGCGCTCGGCGTGAACCGGGAGTGGTGGAAGGAAGCCGTCGTCTACCAACTCTACCCGCGGAGCTTCTTCGACTCCGACGGCGACGGAATCGGAGACTTGCGCGGCGTTGAGGAGAAACTGGACTACCTCGAGGCCCTCGGCGTGGACGTGGTGTGGCTCAACCCCGTCTACGACTCGCCGAACGCCGACAACGGCTACGACATCCGCGACTACCGCGCCATCATGGACGAGTTCGGGACGATGGACCACTTCGACCGCCTGCTCGACGGACTCCACGAGCGCGATATTCGGCTCATCATGGACCTCGTGGTCAACCACACGTCCGACGAACACGAGTGGTTCCGGAAGTCCCGCGAGTCCGGAGACGGCGAGTTCCGGGACTTCTACGTCTGGCGCGACGGCCGCGGCGACGGACCGGGCGGGAAGGGAAAGCCACCCAACAACTGGGAGTCGGCGTTCGGCGGGTCGGCGTGGACCTACGACGACCGGACCGAGCAGTATTACCTCCACCTCTTCGACGAGAAGCAACCCGACCTCAACTGGGAGAACCCCGAGGTCCGCGAACGAATCTACGAGATGATGCGGTGGTGGCTCGACAAAGGCATCGACGGCTTTCGGATGGACGTTATCGACCTCATCTCGAAGGCCGACGGCCTGCCCGACGGCGACCCCGACTCGGGATGGGTCGGCGCGGAACACTTCATGACCGGGCCGCGCGCCCACGAGTACATCTCGGAGATGTACGACGAGGTGCTTTCGGGCCGGGACGTGATGACCGTCGGCGAGATGCCCGGTGCAACTGTCGAAGAGGCCCAGCAGTACCTCGGACCGGACGGCGACGGCCTGAACATGGTGTTTCACTTCGAACACGTCACGCTCGACTACGGCGAGAGCGGCGACCGGTGGACCATCGGCGACTTCTCGCTCCCGGAGTTCAAGCAGGTGCTGACGAAGTGGCAGAACGGCTTGGAGGGTGAGGGCTGGAACAGCGTCTACCTCGGCAACCACGACTGGCCCCGGATGCTCTCGCGGTTCGGCGACGACGACCTCTACCGCATCGAGTCCGCGAAGATGCTGGCGACGTTGCTGTTTACCCTCCGCGGGACGACCTACGTCTATCAGGGCGACGAAATCGGCATGACGAACTTCCCCTTCGAGCGCGAGGAGCAGGTCATGGACGTGGGCGCGCGGAACTTCGTGAACCGCGCCAAGCGACAGGGCCGGGAGATGGACGAGATTCTCCGCATCGTGACCCGCAGAAGCCGCGACAACGCCCGGACGCCGATGCAGTGGTCCGACGCCGAGAACGCGGGGTTCACCGACGGAGAGCCGTGGATTCCGGTCAACCCGAACTACGAGACGGTGAACGTCGCGGACGCGAGGGCGCGCGCCGACTCCATCTGGCACTACTACAGGGACCTCGTGGACTTCCGGAAATCGACGCCCGTCGCGGTCTACGGCGACTACGACCTGCTCCTGCCCGACGACCCGGACATCTACGCCTACCTTCGGACGCTCGGCGACGACCGACTCCTCGCGGTCCTGAACTTCGGCGACGGGACCCCGACGTTCTCGCTCCCGCCGGGTATAGAGTACGACGACGCCGAGTGCGTCCTGCACAACTACGCGGTGGACGCCGCGGGACCGCGCTCGTTCGAGATGCGGCCCTACGAGGCCCGAGTGTACGAGTTGGAGTGA
- a CDS encoding EthD family reductase: protein MTCKMVILAVRDDDTSHDECIEYMHEEHAPLVNDLPGLQRYTSSVPTDPEKAGYDYVAQLWFESPGAMNESFGSETGQDVQADAASFLDMDATKMIPAADETVHFEAE, encoded by the coding sequence ATGACCTGCAAGATGGTAATCCTCGCCGTCCGCGACGACGACACCAGCCACGACGAGTGCATCGAGTACATGCACGAGGAACACGCGCCCCTCGTCAACGACCTGCCGGGGCTTCAGCGGTACACCTCGTCGGTCCCCACGGACCCCGAGAAGGCGGGCTACGACTACGTGGCCCAACTCTGGTTCGAGAGTCCGGGCGCGATGAACGAGTCGTTCGGGTCCGAGACGGGCCAAGACGTGCAGGCGGACGCGGCGTCGTTCCTCGACATGGACGCGACGAAGATGATTCCCGCCGCGGACGAGACGGTCCACTTCGAGGCGGAGTAG
- the hisF gene encoding imidazole glycerol phosphate synthase subunit HisF, which yields MTLTKRIIPCIDVDLDDEGDPAVYTGVNFEDLEYTGDPVEMAREYNESGADEFVFLDITASADGRETMLGVVEDVADEIFIPLTVGGGIRTTEDIKETLRAGADKVSINSGAIANPDLVNEGAKAFGSQCIVISVDAERRYDEQGDHYVEVDGESCWFECTVKGGREGTGLDVVSWAEEAEERGAGELFVNSIDADGTKDGYDIPLTKAVCDAVDTPVIASSGCGGPEDMYEVFEDAGADAALAASIFHFGEYSIREVKEYLDDHGVPVRL from the coding sequence ATGACCCTCACCAAGCGCATCATCCCGTGCATCGACGTGGACTTAGACGACGAGGGCGACCCCGCCGTCTACACGGGCGTCAACTTCGAGGACCTCGAATACACCGGCGACCCGGTGGAGATGGCCCGCGAGTACAACGAGTCGGGGGCCGACGAGTTCGTCTTCCTCGACATCACCGCGAGCGCCGACGGCCGCGAGACCATGCTCGGCGTCGTCGAAGACGTGGCCGACGAAATCTTCATTCCCCTCACCGTCGGCGGCGGCATCCGGACCACCGAGGACATCAAAGAGACCCTGCGCGCCGGGGCCGACAAGGTGTCTATCAACTCCGGAGCGATAGCGAACCCGGACCTCGTGAACGAGGGCGCGAAAGCGTTCGGAAGCCAGTGCATCGTCATCTCGGTGGACGCCGAGCGCCGATACGACGAGCAAGGCGACCACTACGTCGAGGTGGACGGCGAGTCCTGCTGGTTCGAGTGTACCGTCAAAGGCGGCCGGGAGGGGACCGGTCTCGACGTGGTGTCGTGGGCCGAGGAAGCCGAGGAACGCGGAGCTGGCGAACTCTTCGTCAACTCCATCGACGCCGACGGCACGAAAGACGGCTACGACATCCCGCTCACGAAGGCCGTCTGTGACGCCGTGGACACGCCGGTCATCGCCTCGTCGGGATGCGGCGGTCCCGAGGACATGTACGAGGTGTTCGAGGACGCGGGCGCTGACGCCGCGCTCGCGGCCTCTATCTTCCACTTCGGCGAGTACTCGATTCGAGAGGTCAAGGAGTACCTCGACGACCACGGCGTGCCGGTCCGACTCTGA
- a CDS encoding DNA-directed RNA polymerase subunit L — protein sequence MELRVIEKAEDELSIEIAGEDHTFMNVLKGTLLEQETVAAATYDVNPEQSGGQTEPILTIKTEGEADPLDTLESAAGDIKNKTATFVDAYENAA from the coding sequence ATGGAACTACGGGTCATCGAGAAGGCCGAGGACGAACTCTCTATCGAAATCGCCGGTGAGGACCACACCTTCATGAACGTGCTGAAGGGCACGCTCCTCGAACAGGAGACGGTCGCGGCCGCGACGTACGACGTGAACCCCGAGCAGTCCGGTGGCCAGACCGAACCGATTCTGACCATCAAGACCGAGGGCGAGGCCGACCCCCTCGATACGCTAGAGAGCGCCGCGGGCGACATCAAGAACAAGACCGCGACGTTCGTGGACGCCTACGAGAACGCGGCCTGA
- a CDS encoding cytochrome P450 — MSGNQTPPGPSGLPLVGSMPKYGLNPFEYRKEWAEEYGDIVYVDGGLGRDGYILSSPELFEKVLVEDDEKYQRPREFREVFREGIGASEGEFWRQQREMIQPAFYPQRIKSYAEEMKTATEELIEGWSDGETLDIEAEMKALTLDVFARTAFGIDDVADYPAIKEACEAISDKTAASNQVFPSWFPTPANRRYEKTQEKLNDTLDRIIRERADEDDDTLLSVMIDAEADDGHQMSTETLRNEMITLMFAGHETTALALTYAFHLLSNNENEREQFFAEVDEVVGDEGITPTNVRNLDYTNKIIKETLRLRAPGHTVFRQPQEPVTINGYEISDGAAIFLPIWLLHHDEQYYDDPMAFRPERWDGTLERELPKYAYAPFGAGPHRCIGERFGKMELRIMLPTIAREFELDYVGEEPLEFEAGLAAEPKNEMLMDVTAR, encoded by the coding sequence ATGAGTGGGAACCAGACACCGCCGGGACCGTCGGGCCTTCCGCTGGTCGGTAGCATGCCGAAGTACGGACTGAATCCCTTCGAGTATCGGAAAGAGTGGGCCGAGGAGTACGGGGACATCGTTTACGTAGACGGCGGACTGGGACGAGACGGCTACATCCTCAGCAGTCCGGAACTGTTCGAGAAAGTTCTCGTTGAGGACGACGAGAAGTACCAGCGACCGCGGGAGTTCCGCGAGGTGTTCAGAGAGGGTATCGGTGCCAGCGAAGGTGAGTTCTGGCGTCAACAGCGGGAGATGATTCAGCCAGCGTTCTACCCCCAGCGAATCAAGTCGTACGCCGAGGAGATGAAGACTGCGACCGAGGAGCTAATCGAGGGATGGAGCGACGGCGAGACCCTCGACATCGAAGCGGAGATGAAAGCTCTCACGCTCGACGTGTTCGCTCGGACCGCGTTCGGAATCGACGACGTGGCCGACTACCCCGCAATCAAGGAGGCGTGCGAGGCGATTAGCGACAAGACGGCGGCATCGAATCAGGTCTTCCCGAGTTGGTTCCCGACGCCAGCGAACCGCCGGTACGAGAAGACCCAAGAGAAGTTGAACGACACGCTGGACCGAATCATTCGGGAACGCGCGGACGAGGACGACGACACGCTCCTGTCGGTCATGATAGACGCGGAGGCCGACGACGGCCACCAGATGTCCACCGAGACGCTCCGCAACGAGATGATTACCCTGATGTTCGCCGGGCACGAGACTACGGCCCTCGCGTTGACGTACGCGTTCCACCTGCTCTCGAACAACGAGAACGAACGCGAGCAGTTCTTCGCCGAGGTAGACGAGGTGGTCGGCGACGAGGGAATCACCCCGACGAACGTCCGGAACCTCGACTACACGAACAAAATCATCAAGGAGACGCTCCGTCTCCGCGCGCCCGGCCACACCGTGTTCAGACAACCGCAGGAACCGGTCACGATAAACGGGTACGAGATTAGCGACGGAGCGGCGATTTTCCTGCCGATTTGGTTGCTCCACCACGACGAGCAGTACTACGACGACCCGATGGCGTTCCGGCCCGAGCGATGGGACGGAACGCTCGAACGCGAACTGCCCAAGTACGCCTACGCGCCGTTCGGTGCCGGTCCCCACCGGTGTATCGGCGAGCGGTTCGGAAAGATGGAACTCCGAATCATGCTCCCGACGATTGCTCGGGAGTTCGAACTCGACTACGTGGGCGAGGAACCGCTGGAGTTCGAGGCGGGACTGGCCGCGGAACCGAAAAACGAGATGCTGATGGACGTTACCGCGCGGTAG
- a CDS encoding rhomboid-like intramembrane serine protease, which translates to MVQLPSWLPAPEQVAIPLAVLLSLVLVRRLDGPSGRWGQRLRSRFLLGVPWGTLVSIAGVLAVYLFVQQGWNHWRNPVTLPFSSWSYLYPTGWLLAPFSHTGPGHLVGNLTTTLAVAPLAEYFFGHFPSKRGENPFFSRTSNPWIRAFVIFPAGVALVGLATSVFAWGPIIGFSGVAFAFVGFALVRYPLMTVVAVSAQGAIRTAYRAMRDPVIQGSASRSFGDPWWFGIAVQGHALGLLLGILLGVAVLYRRRERVGALRLWTGTVVLGMSMTLWALWWYRGESTYVLYRGLGVVFVVALAALTTVAATADRRPLFGDVSRQQVGLLALLLPLAVMVGVAVPVNLTTVGDASVPGDGPAVEVRGYNVTYAENVPNQKVSAIDVSLFGETTDVTTSGVVVVNEDREIWTQAVSKGRLAFGGRAGVRVGGVGWSEVVNVQRRGWSVVDGGTTYQVWLRGPDDDEWTHAFASEPAIAGPKLSNRSVAIVPNQGTFVVHVTQNNSTVADAPMPAVGGNVTLDGIRFERRGPKLFAAYDGTRVRVASRETYN; encoded by the coding sequence ATGGTTCAGTTGCCCTCATGGTTGCCAGCGCCGGAACAGGTCGCCATTCCGCTCGCCGTTCTGCTGTCGCTCGTTCTGGTCCGGCGACTCGACGGGCCGAGCGGTCGGTGGGGCCAGCGACTTCGCTCGCGGTTCCTGCTCGGCGTTCCGTGGGGAACGCTCGTCTCGATAGCGGGCGTCCTCGCGGTGTATCTGTTCGTTCAGCAGGGGTGGAACCACTGGCGAAATCCCGTGACGCTCCCGTTCTCCTCGTGGTCGTATCTCTACCCGACGGGTTGGTTGCTCGCACCGTTCTCCCACACCGGGCCGGGCCACCTCGTCGGCAACCTCACGACGACGCTCGCCGTCGCACCGCTGGCGGAGTACTTCTTCGGTCACTTCCCGTCGAAGCGCGGCGAGAACCCCTTCTTCTCGCGGACCTCGAACCCGTGGATTCGCGCGTTCGTCATCTTCCCCGCGGGCGTGGCGCTGGTCGGTCTGGCGACCAGCGTCTTCGCGTGGGGACCAATCATCGGCTTCTCGGGCGTGGCGTTCGCGTTCGTCGGGTTCGCGCTGGTCCGATACCCCCTGATGACCGTGGTCGCGGTGTCGGCGCAGGGTGCCATCCGGACCGCCTACCGCGCCATGCGCGACCCCGTGATTCAGGGGTCGGCCTCGCGGAGTTTCGGCGACCCGTGGTGGTTCGGTATCGCGGTGCAGGGCCACGCGCTCGGTCTTCTGCTCGGCATCCTGCTCGGGGTCGCGGTTCTCTACCGGCGGCGCGAACGCGTCGGCGCGCTCCGACTCTGGACCGGCACGGTGGTTCTCGGCATGTCGATGACGCTCTGGGCGCTCTGGTGGTATCGCGGCGAGAGTACCTACGTCCTCTATCGCGGGTTGGGCGTCGTCTTCGTGGTGGCGCTCGCCGCCCTGACCACCGTCGCGGCGACTGCCGACCGCAGACCCCTCTTCGGCGACGTGTCCCGCCAGCAGGTCGGCCTGCTGGCGCTGTTGCTCCCGCTGGCGGTCATGGTCGGCGTGGCGGTCCCGGTCAACCTCACCACGGTCGGGGACGCCAGCGTACCCGGCGACGGCCCGGCGGTCGAAGTCCGGGGCTACAACGTGACCTACGCCGAGAACGTGCCGAACCAGAAGGTCTCGGCCATCGACGTGTCGCTGTTCGGCGAGACGACCGACGTGACCACCAGCGGCGTCGTCGTGGTCAACGAGGACCGCGAAATCTGGACCCAAGCCGTCTCGAAGGGGCGTCTCGCCTTCGGCGGCCGGGCGGGGGTCCGGGTCGGCGGCGTCGGGTGGTCGGAGGTCGTCAACGTCCAGCGCCGGGGGTGGTCGGTCGTGGACGGCGGAACCACCTATCAGGTGTGGCTTCGCGGCCCGGACGACGACGAGTGGACTCACGCGTTCGCCTCCGAACCGGCGATAGCCGGGCCGAAACTCTCGAATCGGTCGGTCGCAATCGTCCCGAACCAAGGCACTTTCGTCGTCCACGTCACACAGAATAACTCGACGGTCGCGGACGCGCCGATGCCCGCCGTGGGCGGGAACGTGACCCTCGACGGCATCCGGTTCGAACGCAGGGGACCGAAACTGTTCGCGGCCTACGACGGGACCAGAGTCCGGGTCGCGTCCCGCGAGACGTACAACTGA
- a CDS encoding METTL5 family protein, producing MNKAALERRLSRVEGFADPRLDLEQYPTPADLAAHLVHLASVQGDIAGRTVVDLGTGTGMLALGAAFRGPARVLALDRDPAALAQARENERAVGVAGASEGEGADAGVADADAPASATGVEWMVADAARAPLCPPDADRANVTVLMNPPFGAQAGNEHADRAFLATASEISGVSYSIHNAGSREFVESFAADEGGEVTHAFRAELALARQFAHQTSDREVIDAEVFRIRWR from the coding sequence ATGAACAAGGCCGCGCTGGAGCGCCGTCTCTCGCGGGTCGAGGGGTTCGCGGACCCCCGACTCGACTTGGAGCAGTACCCGACGCCCGCGGACCTCGCGGCCCACCTCGTCCACCTCGCCAGCGTGCAGGGGGACATCGCCGGGAGAACGGTGGTGGACCTCGGCACCGGGACCGGGATGCTGGCGCTCGGGGCGGCGTTCCGCGGTCCCGCGCGCGTCCTCGCGCTAGACCGCGACCCCGCGGCACTCGCGCAGGCCCGCGAGAACGAGCGCGCGGTCGGGGTCGCGGGCGCGAGCGAGGGCGAGGGCGCAGACGCGGGCGTCGCGGACGCGGACGCGCCCGCGTCCGCGACCGGCGTCGAGTGGATGGTGGCCGACGCCGCCCGCGCGCCGCTCTGCCCGCCGGACGCCGACCGCGCGAACGTCACGGTCCTGATGAACCCGCCGTTCGGCGCGCAGGCGGGCAACGAACACGCCGACCGCGCGTTTCTGGCGACCGCCAGCGAGATTTCGGGGGTCTCCTACTCGATTCACAACGCCGGGAGTCGGGAGTTCGTGGAGTCCTTCGCCGCCGACGAGGGCGGCGAGGTGACGCACGCCTTCCGCGCGGAGTTGGCGCTCGCCCGGCAGTTCGCCCACCAGACCAGCGACCGCGAGGTAATCGACGCCGAGGTGTTCCGGATTCGGTGGCGCTGA
- a CDS encoding esterase/lipase family protein: MRSPDSQRHGASSRIGRRTFLRGTAATVGLAGFVGSASAFEGDDGDITGAADFPRATTRGHFDIHWWYGDQLTDGHTAWDYSTVGDIPGYGTANPNEVLVSVHGWRVAPDEAPDHFATVKQSLRNNGYDYPVIGFSYDSDTSTDNWWPTTDIAERNGKKLANFLTDYRSRTGARIRLIGHSMGGRVVPATLRALNGLGKSDFVESATLLGAATDNDAVAVDGEYGDDIAVAAKSVDNYWKSDDGVLNWAYSTAEFDSAVGEEGCEGTPPANYDDHNVDYVPDHFSYHQPGDGCMAEVVSNF; this comes from the coding sequence ATGCGCTCCCCTGACAGTCAGCGACACGGTGCATCGAGTCGAATCGGCAGGCGGACGTTCCTCCGGGGGACGGCCGCAACGGTCGGTCTCGCGGGATTTGTCGGGTCCGCGTCCGCCTTCGAGGGCGACGACGGCGACATCACCGGCGCGGCCGACTTCCCGCGGGCGACCACCCGCGGCCACTTCGACATCCACTGGTGGTACGGCGACCAGTTGACCGACGGTCACACCGCGTGGGACTACAGCACGGTCGGCGACATTCCGGGCTACGGGACGGCCAACCCCAACGAGGTTCTCGTCTCGGTCCACGGTTGGCGAGTCGCGCCCGACGAGGCCCCCGACCACTTCGCCACGGTGAAGCAGTCGCTCCGGAACAACGGCTACGACTACCCGGTTATCGGATTCAGCTACGACTCGGACACCAGCACCGACAACTGGTGGCCCACGACCGACATCGCCGAGCGAAACGGCAAGAAACTCGCCAACTTCCTGACCGACTACCGCTCACGGACCGGCGCGCGAATCCGACTTATTGGTCACTCGATGGGCGGCCGGGTCGTGCCCGCGACGCTCCGCGCACTCAACGGACTCGGCAAGTCGGACTTCGTGGAGTCGGCGACGCTTCTCGGCGCGGCGACAGACAACGACGCGGTGGCCGTAGACGGCGAGTACGGAGACGACATCGCCGTGGCCGCCAAGTCGGTAGACAACTACTGGAAGTCCGACGACGGCGTGCTGAACTGGGCGTACTCCACGGCCGAGTTCGATTCGGCGGTCGGGGAAGAGGGCTGTGAGGGCACTCCGCCCGCGAACTACGACGACCACAACGTCGATTACGTGCC